From Candidatus Hydrogenedentota bacterium, a single genomic window includes:
- the recF gene encoding DNA replication/repair protein RecF: MRLIELTCDHFRCLHGLRFAPGPEVNVIRGDNAQGKTSILEAMLYAATSKSHRTSAESDLVQRGEPVFRVGARVQRAAREVSTEIAWSHGAKRIRVNGVNQTRVSDLLGTINVVIFSPEDSDLVRGSASNRRTFLDMELSQLHASYLHALQRYRHAMRQRNELLRLPNSDPSLLEPWDAQLAEHGSVIVRERRRFIDQLAPLAKSAYRALADGEEMSVTYRPDVKEDVPLLDAIVASRKSDVRQGVTTRGPHRDDLEFVVDEKAARQFASQGQQKTAGLAVKLAELELMRERTGEYPILLLDDVFAELDANRSREVLSTIPAEVQCFITTTEFGLGRELESRRPRVFTVEKGELRDG, from the coding sequence ATGCGCCTGATTGAACTTACCTGCGACCACTTCCGATGCCTGCATGGACTGCGCTTCGCGCCGGGGCCGGAAGTAAATGTCATTCGGGGAGACAACGCGCAGGGGAAGACGTCCATCCTTGAAGCGATGCTGTACGCGGCGACGAGCAAGAGTCACCGCACGAGCGCGGAGTCCGATCTGGTTCAGCGGGGCGAACCGGTGTTCCGGGTGGGGGCGCGGGTGCAGCGTGCGGCGCGCGAGGTGTCGACGGAGATTGCGTGGTCGCACGGGGCGAAGCGAATCAGGGTGAACGGCGTCAACCAGACGCGCGTGAGCGATCTGCTCGGCACGATAAACGTCGTAATCTTCTCGCCGGAGGACTCGGACCTTGTGCGCGGATCGGCGTCGAACCGGCGCACGTTTCTGGACATGGAGCTGTCGCAATTGCACGCGAGCTACCTGCACGCGCTGCAGCGCTACCGCCACGCGATGCGGCAGCGGAACGAACTCCTTCGGCTGCCGAATTCGGACCCGTCGTTGCTCGAGCCATGGGACGCGCAGTTGGCCGAGCACGGTTCCGTGATCGTACGCGAGCGGCGGCGGTTCATCGACCAGCTTGCGCCGCTGGCGAAGAGCGCGTACCGCGCACTAGCGGACGGCGAAGAAATGAGTGTGACATATCGTCCCGACGTGAAGGAAGACGTGCCGCTACTCGACGCGATCGTGGCGTCGCGAAAGTCCGATGTGCGGCAGGGGGTGACCACGCGCGGGCCGCACCGCGACGACCTCGAGTTTGTCGTGGACGAGAAGGCGGCGCGGCAGTTCGCGTCGCAGGGTCAACAGAAGACGGCGGGGCTTGCGGTGAAGCTCGCGGAACTCGAATTGATGCGCGAACGCACGGGCGAGTATCCGATCCTGCTGTTGGACGACGTGTTCGCCGAGTTGGACGCGAACCGGTCGCGTGAAGTGTTGTCGACTATCCCTGCTGAGGTCCAGTGCTTCATTACGACGACGGAGTTTGGGCTGGGCCGGGAACTCGAGTCGCGCCGGCCGCGGGTGTTCACCGTGGAGAAGGGTGAACTGCGGGACGGGTAG
- a CDS encoding SRPBCC family protein: MARYGGEYSETFTVDVPIAEAKAHFSNLDNIAQCYGDVKSAKKLAKPGTLKLTLNPKTELGVTFNGEHTCHWEFDNESTLKWVSNGKGNMVSKGKAIFTPSGKKKTKIEYTERMELDMEVAFLLRALIGPIVSKQIRDGVRDYLERMRELLSEK; the protein is encoded by the coding sequence ATGGCGCGATACGGCGGCGAGTATTCCGAAACGTTTACCGTAGATGTCCCTATCGCGGAAGCGAAGGCGCACTTCAGTAATCTCGACAATATTGCGCAGTGTTACGGCGACGTGAAATCGGCGAAGAAGCTGGCCAAACCGGGTACGCTAAAGCTCACGCTGAATCCGAAGACGGAACTGGGGGTGACGTTCAACGGCGAGCACACGTGCCACTGGGAGTTCGACAACGAGTCCACGCTGAAATGGGTGTCAAACGGCAAGGGCAACATGGTCTCGAAGGGCAAGGCAATCTTTACGCCTTCGGGGAAGAAGAAGACCAAGATTGAGTATACCGAGCGAATGGAACTGGACATGGAGGTCGCGTTTTTATTGCGGGCGCTCATTGGTCCGATCGTGTCGAAACAGATACGCGACGGGGTGAGAGACTACCTTGAACGCATGCGGGAATTGCTGTCCGAAAAATGA
- a CDS encoding GrpB family protein yields MTKPFELLREIVIVPFDASWADEYRTIASALSGVFGDELFATHHVGSTAIAGMRAKPIIDVLIEVRDIERVDGFDDRMIALGYEPRGEFGIAGRRFFVKYENGVRKQHVHTFQRGHEAVGSHLDFRDYLMAHPDVAGAYARLKDALAEEFRDDIVGYSDGKAGFIADVIERAREERASVTRWES; encoded by the coding sequence ATGACCAAACCATTCGAGTTGCTTCGGGAAATCGTAATCGTACCCTTCGACGCATCTTGGGCGGACGAGTACCGCACTATCGCCTCGGCGCTTTCGGGCGTATTCGGCGATGAACTGTTTGCCACGCATCATGTCGGCAGCACCGCGATCGCAGGTATGCGCGCAAAGCCGATCATCGATGTCCTGATCGAAGTGCGCGACATTGAGCGCGTGGACGGGTTCGACGATCGCATGATCGCGCTTGGCTACGAGCCGCGGGGCGAATTCGGCATCGCGGGCCGTCGTTTTTTTGTGAAGTACGAAAACGGTGTTCGCAAGCAGCACGTCCACACGTTTCAGCGGGGACACGAAGCGGTCGGATCGCATTTGGATTTCCGGGACTACTTGATGGCGCACCCGGATGTCGCCGGCGCCTACGCACGCCTGAAGGATGCGCTGGCCGAAGAGTTCAGGGACGACATCGTTGGATACTCCGATGGAAAAGCCGGGTTCATCGCCGATGTAATCGAGCGCGCGAGAGAGGAACGTGCATCCGTGACGCGGTGGGAATCATGA
- a CDS encoding CehA/McbA family metallohydrolase, with amino-acid sequence MANAVPHAPRGACVCWGVPFHVSRPIHARDNPVRVALDPFKARWLVFMHTSDVEPLDWNAHGFISPMRGNGRLGEHVATYVLRYADGSEARHAIRRRRQIGMVQRMSWGENCTECVVHRKPCSIPLVSEQAYDAPRGDRGSFYGVSTTRVQQPDFPLWANYLWAWENPHPEKEVVGLTVEPCGFNVILSGISAGVVSSNPLRWEARKKCVLRLPKGVTFDPKMDAHGLYGQVQIDLGQVISAQPRFIYPNDSWAKSYDNQVPAISERDVLVEYTAHPDAHFHVLGKTVPVQAAAAGRVPTLLTPIVPATKRVTLRVVERASKRPVPVKLHVHGEAGEYLAPIDRHRNPNTGWIEDYSADFVNQNLHRCAYISGETAIDLPLGRVYVEVSKGFEIAPVRMVFTVAPSTNTITLAIDKVLDWRERGWVTADTHVHFLSPTTALLEGEAEGVNVVNLLASQWGELMTNVGDFDGRMTWGSREAGGDGEYLVRVGTENRQHVLGHISLLGYTGNMIVPLCVGGPDESALGDPVSVLMSEWARQCKKQGGLVIMPHFPNPRLENAANLISGEIDAVEMTSWGNLYGGIDPYSLSDWYRYLNCGYFIPAVGGTDKMTALTPVGAIRTYARIPRNRGFTYANWMEAIRAGNTFVTYGPLIEFSVEGKPAGARIKMKRNGGAVDVEWNAASVTAPMSRVDLVVNGEIRESKAVNPRQARGAWRVKVDRCSWIALLVRGHYPDKPEIVAAHTSPVMVEVAGTEFFSAVDAETMLDQIEGALAYLDTIGTRVETATYKRMRMILTAAHRKLHNEMHRRGHGHHHTHAHDHHNK; translated from the coding sequence ATGGCAAATGCCGTTCCGCATGCCCCGCGCGGCGCCTGCGTGTGCTGGGGCGTCCCCTTTCATGTGTCGCGGCCGATTCATGCGAGGGACAATCCGGTTCGCGTCGCGCTCGATCCGTTCAAGGCGCGTTGGCTTGTATTCATGCACACGAGCGACGTCGAGCCGCTCGACTGGAACGCGCACGGGTTCATCTCGCCGATGCGCGGGAATGGGCGGCTGGGCGAGCACGTTGCGACGTACGTGTTGCGCTACGCAGACGGGTCGGAGGCGCGGCACGCGATTCGGCGTCGGCGGCAAATCGGGATGGTGCAGCGCATGTCGTGGGGGGAAAATTGCACAGAGTGCGTCGTGCACCGCAAGCCGTGTTCGATTCCGTTGGTAAGCGAGCAAGCGTACGACGCGCCGCGCGGCGACCGCGGATCGTTCTACGGCGTCAGCACGACGCGTGTACAGCAGCCGGATTTTCCGCTGTGGGCGAACTATCTCTGGGCGTGGGAGAACCCGCACCCGGAGAAGGAGGTCGTGGGGCTGACGGTCGAACCGTGCGGATTCAACGTGATCCTGTCCGGGATTTCGGCTGGGGTGGTTTCATCGAATCCGCTGCGCTGGGAGGCGCGCAAGAAGTGTGTGCTTCGATTGCCCAAGGGCGTCACGTTTGACCCGAAGATGGACGCCCATGGACTGTATGGACAAGTACAGATCGACCTCGGACAGGTAATCTCCGCGCAACCACGGTTTATCTATCCGAACGATTCATGGGCGAAATCGTACGACAATCAAGTGCCCGCGATTTCGGAACGAGACGTTCTTGTCGAGTACACGGCGCATCCCGACGCGCATTTCCATGTGCTCGGCAAGACCGTGCCCGTGCAAGCGGCGGCCGCGGGAAGAGTGCCGACATTGTTGACGCCGATCGTGCCGGCGACGAAGCGCGTGACGTTGCGCGTTGTCGAGCGCGCCAGTAAGAGGCCGGTGCCGGTGAAGCTGCACGTGCACGGCGAGGCGGGGGAATATCTTGCGCCGATCGATCGCCATCGCAATCCGAATACGGGATGGATCGAAGACTACAGCGCGGACTTCGTGAACCAGAACCTGCACCGGTGCGCGTATATCTCGGGCGAGACGGCGATCGATCTGCCCTTGGGCCGGGTGTACGTCGAGGTGAGCAAGGGGTTCGAGATTGCGCCCGTACGCATGGTGTTCACGGTCGCTCCGTCAACAAACACCATCACACTCGCAATCGACAAAGTGCTCGACTGGCGCGAGCGCGGGTGGGTGACGGCGGACACGCACGTACACTTCCTCTCGCCGACAACGGCATTGCTCGAAGGCGAGGCGGAAGGTGTCAACGTCGTCAATCTACTTGCGAGCCAGTGGGGCGAGTTGATGACAAACGTCGGCGACTTCGACGGCAGGATGACGTGGGGATCAAGGGAAGCCGGCGGCGATGGCGAGTACCTCGTGCGCGTGGGCACGGAGAACCGGCAGCACGTGCTGGGGCACATTTCGCTGCTGGGATACACGGGCAACATGATCGTGCCGCTGTGCGTGGGCGGGCCGGACGAATCGGCGTTGGGCGATCCGGTGAGTGTGTTGATGTCGGAATGGGCGCGGCAGTGCAAGAAACAGGGCGGCCTTGTAATCATGCCGCACTTTCCGAACCCGCGTCTCGAGAACGCAGCGAACTTGATCAGTGGTGAGATCGACGCCGTCGAGATGACGTCGTGGGGCAACCTCTACGGCGGTATCGATCCCTATTCGTTGTCGGACTGGTATCGCTATCTGAATTGTGGATATTTCATCCCCGCGGTGGGCGGAACGGACAAGATGACCGCGCTGACGCCGGTCGGCGCAATCCGCACGTACGCGCGCATCCCGCGCAACCGTGGGTTCACGTACGCGAACTGGATGGAGGCAATACGCGCGGGTAACACGTTCGTGACGTACGGTCCGTTAATCGAGTTTAGCGTCGAGGGCAAACCCGCCGGCGCGCGAATCAAGATGAAGCGCAACGGCGGCGCCGTCGATGTCGAGTGGAATGCGGCGAGCGTGACGGCGCCGATGTCGCGCGTAGACCTCGTCGTGAACGGCGAGATTCGCGAGAGCAAGGCCGTTAATCCGCGGCAGGCGCGCGGCGCGTGGCGTGTGAAGGTCGATCGGTGCTCATGGATCGCGCTGCTCGTGCGCGGGCATTATCCCGACAAACCGGAGATCGTCGCCGCGCACACATCGCCGGTGATGGTCGAGGTCGCGGGTACGGAATTTTTCTCCGCGGTCGACGCCGAGACGATGCTCGATCAAATCGAGGGCGCGCTCGCGTATCTCGACACCATCGGCACGCGTGTGGAGACGGCCACGTACAAGCGCATGCGCATGATCCTCACCGCCGCGCACCGGAAACTCCACAACGAAATGCACCGGCGCGGCCATGGCCATCACCACACCCACGCGCACGATCACCACAACAAGTGA
- a CDS encoding carboxypeptidase-like regulatory domain-containing protein translates to MHSTPFCRKWAQSVALVAAVLLLVGCDSAVIQGKVYDSRGEALPGVSVLTVDTPYEALTNGRGEYAVRFVPKREFHIKFFKTGYTTGDLLIRDVLDARPVTATPISLISLPEGPGVYLSDERYTKYERAAPDKPVELRRVADESTVFGTHRQPYETLDRSPFIVVYRGFTIPRYGIKMNRLEEAEVKRPDGISGKEGLKAWVRSGEVPIDVSVVDVGQAQLLRISYAGELGLGAYAVQWGALDGDLTAEEPRIFCFRVVETLTPPPDLAKPATDDAAPGDAPKTKPAPDDVPEINEAPSGPAEDAEL, encoded by the coding sequence ATGCATTCCACGCCGTTCTGTCGCAAATGGGCCCAAAGTGTTGCCCTCGTTGCCGCTGTCCTGTTGCTTGTTGGGTGCGACAGCGCCGTCATTCAAGGCAAGGTATATGACTCGCGCGGCGAGGCGCTCCCGGGGGTTTCGGTGTTGACCGTGGACACGCCGTACGAGGCGTTGACGAACGGGCGCGGCGAGTATGCCGTGCGGTTCGTGCCGAAAAGGGAATTTCACATCAAGTTTTTCAAGACCGGTTACACGACCGGCGATCTACTGATACGCGATGTATTGGATGCACGCCCGGTCACGGCGACGCCGATCAGTCTCATTTCGTTGCCGGAAGGGCCGGGCGTATACCTCAGTGACGAGCGCTATACGAAGTACGAGCGCGCGGCGCCCGACAAACCGGTCGAGTTGCGCCGCGTGGCCGACGAGAGCACTGTGTTCGGCACGCACCGGCAACCGTACGAGACGCTCGACCGCAGTCCGTTCATCGTGGTGTATCGCGGATTCACGATTCCGCGGTACGGCATCAAGATGAACCGGCTCGAAGAGGCGGAGGTGAAGCGGCCTGACGGCATCTCCGGCAAGGAAGGGTTGAAAGCGTGGGTGCGGTCCGGCGAGGTGCCAATCGACGTTTCGGTCGTCGACGTTGGGCAGGCGCAACTGCTTCGCATCAGTTACGCCGGCGAGTTGGGGCTCGGCGCATACGCCGTGCAATGGGGCGCGCTGGACGGCGATCTAACCGCGGAAGAACCGCGCATTTTTTGTTTTCGCGTCGTTGAGACGTTGACACCGCCGCCGGACCTTGCAAAGCCAGCGACCGACGACGCTGCACCGGGCGACGCGCCGAAGACGAAGCCCGCACCGGACGATGTGCCGGAGATAAATGAGGCGCCATCCGGTCCCGCGGAGGATGCCGAACTGTAG
- a CDS encoding HD domain-containing protein, which produces MKRQYVESLQEGDTVNDYFIATRKDLREQQKGGKFLGMVFKDRTGEIGGILWTNAVAVARNFELGDVVNVRGTVTSYQDRLQVRVDQVLPLRQEEYNLEDLVYKPGNTEELSTKFRDIMDTIDNEWLRKLVFSFLDDAAFMARFSSAAAGKKWHHAFPGGLLQHCYELAQLAGAVSGIIPRIDRDVLLTGVLVHDVGKIDEMTHDLYIDYTTSGKLLGHLAIGADMVQRRIDALPGFPEMLRLQVLHCVWSHHGELVNGSPVVPKTLEALVLYHIDNLDAQADAFMRIMDETRDKGQIWSEYVQMINRQVWTKERL; this is translated from the coding sequence ATGAAGCGGCAGTATGTCGAGTCGTTGCAGGAAGGCGACACGGTTAACGACTATTTCATCGCAACCCGCAAGGACCTGCGTGAGCAGCAGAAGGGCGGCAAGTTCCTCGGGATGGTGTTCAAGGACCGGACGGGTGAGATCGGCGGCATCCTCTGGACGAACGCGGTCGCTGTTGCGCGAAACTTCGAGTTGGGCGACGTCGTCAACGTGCGCGGCACGGTCACGAGCTATCAGGACCGGTTGCAGGTGCGGGTGGATCAGGTGCTTCCGCTGCGGCAGGAGGAATACAACCTCGAGGACTTGGTCTACAAACCCGGCAACACCGAGGAATTGTCGACCAAATTCCGCGACATCATGGACACCATCGACAACGAATGGTTGCGGAAACTGGTGTTTTCGTTTTTGGACGACGCGGCGTTCATGGCGCGCTTTTCGTCGGCCGCCGCAGGGAAGAAATGGCACCACGCGTTTCCAGGCGGGTTGCTGCAGCACTGCTACGAACTCGCGCAACTTGCAGGCGCCGTGAGCGGCATCATCCCGCGCATCGATCGCGACGTGCTGTTGACCGGCGTGCTCGTACACGATGTCGGGAAGATCGACGAAATGACGCACGATCTCTACATCGACTACACGACGTCCGGAAAACTGCTCGGACATCTTGCAATCGGGGCGGACATGGTGCAGCGGCGTATCGACGCGCTGCCGGGGTTTCCGGAGATGCTGCGCCTTCAGGTGCTGCATTGCGTGTGGTCTCACCACGGGGAACTGGTGAACGGATCGCCCGTCGTACCGAAGACGCTCGAAGCGCTCGTGTTGTACCACATCGACAATCTCGACGCGCAGGCAGACGCGTTTATGCGGATTATGGATGAAACTCGGGACAAGGGTCAGATTTGGTCCGAGTACGTTCAGATGATCAATCGTCAGGTGTGGACGAAAGAACGTTTGTAG
- a CDS encoding MerR family transcriptional regulator, whose translation MQNPERRYSIGEVSEMLGVTVRTLRVWEGQFKQLKPKRDRVKRRYYLHDDIEIARRIKQLLKTEKLSSEGARIRLTQELHIEGRPRTKKELLDLVDAIENDIRDLIDRMDKTDDLLRRDEK comes from the coding sequence ATGCAAAATCCCGAACGCAGATACAGCATTGGCGAAGTGAGCGAGATGCTCGGGGTTACCGTCCGCACCCTGCGCGTTTGGGAGGGGCAGTTCAAGCAACTCAAGCCGAAGCGCGATCGGGTAAAGCGGCGCTACTATCTCCATGACGACATCGAGATCGCGCGGCGCATCAAGCAGTTGCTGAAGACGGAGAAGTTGTCGTCGGAAGGCGCGCGCATTCGGTTGACGCAGGAATTGCACATCGAGGGGCGGCCGCGTACGAAGAAGGAGTTGCTCGATCTCGTCGACGCGATCGAGAACGATATCCGCGATTTGATTGATCGCATGGACAAAACCGACGATCTGCTGCGCCGCGACGAAAAATAG
- a CDS encoding metallophosphoesterase family protein, with translation MFNRSRIRPAAVLFLVFSFVPRADERLDAAMDAIVTRLYAEKSLDQLRSLTPEQVEPYLTPDIRDALATAYWQFDVNVPAVVSVMRHVKQQTAPSWLAEAGFTKTDLVVRNESCDYEVWQKRFEAGRVALGINGFDGHRFCYFVCVGSQTPGAEVRVSNVLPADPPIGRMDAGATTYTDWTELVLTEVPDALRGHVLLTTYRGRARECHLFGGFRETPFPSSDNPDQITLTWSENPKTTQAVLWRTNTSVANGTVRYREKAAPNVRAIDVRASLEPIDDRMLTNDRTSHRHTAVMRNLKPGTTYAYKVGESERNVWSEEYEFTTAPASGDAFSFVHLTDTHNREVAGKLLAAAYARESRPSLVTISGDLVDYGLHRDCWDKLFAYLGEPIARIPVIPSIGNHDDQDGLGPGTFLKQFALPSPNFEGLPAERACAIRYANALFLVIPIGLSVETIGAWLEQELAATDATWKFGIYHFPMYSTDPEYAGYYDKQESIWARVFDKYHLDFMLTGHTHNYERHKPIYGGKEVDSPNDGTVYLVSAPGHYSTFDIRGRELDFKTIDAKGNVTDTLTIKK, from the coding sequence ATGTTCAATCGTTCGCGCATTCGACCGGCCGCGGTCTTGTTTCTGGTGTTTTCGTTCGTCCCGCGCGCGGACGAGCGTCTGGACGCTGCAATGGACGCGATTGTGACGCGCCTGTACGCGGAGAAGTCGCTGGACCAATTACGCAGCCTGACACCGGAGCAGGTCGAGCCGTACCTTACGCCGGATATTCGCGATGCGCTTGCGACGGCGTATTGGCAGTTCGACGTAAACGTTCCGGCAGTCGTGTCGGTGATGCGCCACGTGAAGCAGCAGACCGCGCCGTCGTGGCTGGCGGAAGCGGGGTTCACGAAGACAGATTTGGTCGTGAGGAACGAGTCGTGCGACTACGAAGTGTGGCAGAAGAGGTTCGAGGCTGGGCGCGTCGCGCTAGGGATTAACGGATTCGATGGGCACCGCTTCTGCTATTTCGTGTGCGTCGGATCGCAAACTCCCGGGGCGGAGGTGAGGGTATCGAACGTTTTGCCCGCCGATCCGCCTATCGGCAGGATGGACGCGGGCGCGACGACATACACAGATTGGACGGAACTTGTGCTGACCGAGGTGCCGGATGCGCTGCGCGGTCACGTGCTGCTGACAACGTATCGCGGGCGAGCGCGCGAATGCCACCTGTTCGGAGGGTTTCGGGAGACGCCGTTTCCCTCGTCGGACAACCCGGATCAAATCACGTTGACATGGAGCGAGAACCCGAAGACGACGCAGGCGGTCTTGTGGCGGACCAATACGTCCGTGGCGAACGGCACAGTGCGGTATCGGGAAAAAGCCGCGCCGAACGTGCGGGCGATCGACGTACGGGCTTCGCTTGAACCGATCGACGACCGCATGCTGACGAACGATCGCACGTCGCACCGGCACACCGCGGTGATGCGGAATCTGAAGCCCGGCACGACGTACGCGTACAAGGTGGGAGAGTCCGAGCGGAACGTGTGGAGCGAGGAATACGAATTTACGACCGCGCCGGCAAGCGGGGACGCATTCTCATTTGTCCATTTGACGGACACGCACAACCGGGAAGTCGCGGGGAAACTGCTCGCGGCGGCGTACGCGCGCGAGTCACGGCCGTCGCTTGTCACTATTTCAGGCGACCTCGTCGATTACGGCCTTCACCGCGACTGCTGGGACAAACTGTTCGCGTATCTCGGCGAACCCATCGCGCGGATACCTGTTATTCCGTCAATTGGAAATCACGACGATCAGGACGGCCTCGGCCCCGGTACGTTTCTGAAGCAGTTTGCGTTGCCCTCGCCAAATTTCGAAGGGCTTCCGGCGGAACGCGCGTGCGCGATTCGCTACGCGAACGCTCTGTTTCTGGTGATTCCCATCGGGCTTTCGGTTGAAACGATTGGCGCGTGGCTCGAGCAAGAACTCGCCGCAACCGACGCGACGTGGAAGTTTGGCATCTACCATTTTCCAATGTACTCGACAGATCCGGAGTACGCAGGCTATTACGACAAGCAGGAATCGATCTGGGCGCGCGTGTTCGACAAGTATCATCTCGATTTCATGCTGACGGGGCACACGCACAATTACGAACGGCACAAGCCAATTTACGGAGGCAAGGAGGTCGATTCCCCAAACGATGGAACTGTCTACCTCGTCTCGGCGCCGGGGCATTACAGCACGTTCGATATTCGCGGAAGGGAGCTCGACTTTAAGACAATCGACGCGAAGGGAAATGTGACGGACACATTGACCATCAAGAAGTAA
- a CDS encoding SDR family oxidoreductase — translation MPLENRGAVLVTGASTGIGAACALHLDTLGFRVFAGVRKEADADALKAKASDRFSTVLLDVTDAVAIDTAKVVIAEAVGDAGLAGLVNNAGISVNAPLEFVPLDLLRKQFEVNVTGQIAVTQAFMDMLRSARGRIVIIGSTSGRLSIPMGGPYCASKFAMEALADSLRMELRPWRIEVALVQPGAIDTPIWEKSMSAANDLLASLPARMMQLYGPLVDRVKEGAKNSAKGAVPAQHVAHVVAQALTATKPKTRYLVGKDARIQMLLTHLPDRWRDALILRMIDKAI, via the coding sequence ATGCCTCTCGAAAATCGTGGCGCCGTACTCGTCACCGGCGCATCCACCGGCATTGGCGCGGCCTGCGCGCTCCATCTCGACACGCTCGGCTTCCGCGTCTTTGCCGGAGTCCGCAAGGAAGCCGACGCCGACGCGCTGAAGGCGAAGGCGTCCGATCGCTTTTCGACCGTTCTCCTTGATGTGACGGACGCCGTTGCCATCGATACCGCCAAAGTCGTCATCGCCGAAGCAGTCGGCGATGCGGGCCTCGCCGGACTCGTAAACAACGCGGGAATCAGCGTCAACGCGCCGCTCGAGTTTGTGCCGCTCGATCTATTGCGCAAACAGTTTGAGGTCAATGTCACCGGCCAGATCGCCGTCACGCAAGCCTTCATGGACATGCTGCGCTCCGCGCGCGGACGCATCGTCATCATTGGGTCTACCAGCGGCAGGCTCTCCATACCCATGGGCGGCCCCTACTGCGCATCCAAATTCGCGATGGAAGCCCTCGCCGACTCATTACGCATGGAATTGCGCCCCTGGCGCATCGAGGTCGCCCTCGTCCAACCCGGCGCCATTGACACGCCCATCTGGGAAAAATCGATGAGCGCCGCCAATGATTTATTAGCCTCCCTCCCGGCGCGCATGATGCAACTCTACGGCCCGCTTGTCGACCGAGTGAAAGAGGGCGCGAAAAACTCTGCCAAAGGCGCCGTCCCCGCGCAACACGTCGCTCACGTCGTCGCCCAGGCCCTCACCGCAACGAAACCCAAGACCCGCTACCTCGTCGGCAAAGACGCCCGCATCCAAATGCTCCTCACCCACCTGCCCGATCGCTGGCGCGACGCGCTGATACTGAGGATGATCGACAAGGCAATTTAA
- a CDS encoding TIGR02757 family protein encodes MIDRQSDCAVHNAALAQRMHALKPHLDRLYGTWNRAEFVSPDPLEAVRVFDDPGDCEVAGLIASSLAFGNVKQILASIDLVLTTMKRPAAWLDRATERTIRSAFEGFRHRYSTGTELSDMLVGAKLLRERFGSLGVAFAACMPVDDDDISNGLESFVALLRSDGRENYLLPNPARGSACKRLHLYLRWMVRSDAVDLGCWGGVAASKLLVPVDTHMHRIAMRLGLTARNAADLRTSREITAAFRVIAPEDPVRYDFALTRLGIRKDTNAEPFLAECSGHLLR; translated from the coding sequence ATGATCGACAGGCAATCGGACTGCGCGGTACACAACGCAGCGCTGGCACAACGCATGCATGCGTTGAAGCCGCACCTGGATCGGCTGTACGGGACGTGGAACCGCGCGGAGTTTGTTTCGCCGGACCCGCTCGAGGCCGTGCGCGTGTTCGACGATCCGGGCGATTGCGAGGTAGCGGGACTGATCGCGTCGAGCCTTGCGTTTGGAAACGTGAAACAGATTTTGGCGAGCATCGATCTCGTGCTAACGACGATGAAGCGGCCTGCAGCGTGGCTCGATCGCGCGACGGAGCGCACCATACGGTCTGCGTTTGAAGGGTTCCGTCACCGTTACTCGACCGGCACGGAACTGAGCGACATGTTAGTCGGTGCGAAGCTCCTACGGGAGCGATTCGGTTCGCTGGGCGTCGCGTTCGCGGCGTGTATGCCGGTGGATGACGACGACATTTCGAACGGCCTCGAATCGTTTGTCGCACTCTTGAGGAGCGACGGGCGCGAGAACTATTTGCTGCCGAACCCCGCGCGCGGAAGCGCGTGTAAGCGGCTGCACTTGTATCTGCGCTGGATGGTCCGAAGTGACGCTGTCGATCTTGGATGTTGGGGCGGCGTCGCTGCGTCGAAGTTGTTGGTGCCGGTCGATACGCACATGCACCGGATCGCGATGCGGCTCGGGCTTACCGCGCGCAACGCGGCGGACCTGCGCACATCGCGCGAGATCACCGCGGCGTTTCGGGTCATCGCGCCGGAGGACCCGGTCCGGTATGACTTCGCCTTGACACGGCTGGGTATCCGGAAGGATACTAATGCAGAGCCTTTCTTGGCCGAATGCAGCGGGCATTTGCTTCGGTAA